The Pseudomonas triclosanedens genome has a window encoding:
- a CDS encoding CobW family GTP-binding protein — protein sequence MSMASIPVTVVAGFLGAGKTTLLRNLLERCEGRRLAVIVNDFGELNIDAGMIAEQTEAVYSLENGCICCSVQDDLLAQLERLASMSPPLEQVVIECSGVSDPQRIVQTLGYPKLRKRLHLDAVLTVVDAARREPLAGEYARLERMQAAAADLLLLNKCDLLDAGELSAQRERFGRGARVLETIQAQIPDELLLGEPSRWLRPHRQGGIDHGELFESWSWQGGLVFDGARLQKWLGDLPKELLRLKGLLRLAGQEGALWLQYVGGRYQFRPATEAEAAQGARLVFIAEKGGTLRARLEAGLRECSVPDEQVCEQ from the coding sequence ATGAGCATGGCGAGCATTCCGGTAACGGTGGTGGCCGGTTTTCTCGGCGCCGGCAAGACAACGCTGCTGCGTAACCTGCTGGAACGCTGTGAAGGGCGGCGCCTGGCGGTGATCGTCAACGATTTCGGCGAGCTGAATATCGATGCGGGAATGATCGCCGAGCAAACCGAGGCGGTGTACAGCCTGGAGAACGGCTGCATCTGCTGCAGTGTGCAGGACGATCTGCTGGCGCAACTGGAGCGCCTGGCGAGCATGAGCCCGCCGCTGGAGCAGGTGGTGATCGAATGCAGCGGCGTTTCCGATCCGCAACGGATCGTCCAGACCCTGGGCTACCCGAAGCTGCGCAAGCGCCTGCATCTGGACGCGGTGCTGACGGTGGTGGATGCGGCTCGCCGTGAGCCGCTGGCGGGCGAGTATGCGCGCCTGGAGCGGATGCAGGCGGCGGCGGCCGATCTGTTGCTGCTTAACAAGTGCGACCTGCTGGATGCCGGCGAACTGAGCGCGCAGCGCGAACGCTTCGGCCGTGGCGCGCGAGTGCTGGAGACGATCCAGGCGCAGATTCCCGATGAACTACTGCTGGGCGAGCCGTCGCGCTGGCTGCGCCCTCATCGGCAGGGCGGTATCGATCACGGCGAGCTGTTCGAAAGCTGGAGCTGGCAAGGGGGCCTGGTCTTCGATGGAGCGCGCTTGCAGAAGTGGCTGGGCGATCTGCCGAAGGAGCTCCTGCGGCTCAAGGGCCTGCTTCGGTTGGCCGGGCAGGAAGGCGCGTTGTGGCTGCAATACGTGGGCGGGCGCTACCAGTTCCGCCCGGCGACGGAGGCCGAGGCAGCGCAGGGCGCGCGGCTGGTATTCATCGCGGAGAAGGGCGGGACGTTGCGAGCGCGGCTCGAAGCCGGGTTGCGCGAGTGCTCCGTGCCGGACGAGCAGGTTTGCGAGCAATAA